DNA from Halorarum salinum:
GGAGCCCGGTGGCGACGATGGCGGGCGTCCACGTGGGCGCGTCGGTGCCGAACTTCCTCGCGTTGGAGTTCCACGCGCGCGACGTGCCGTGGTGGGAGGACCTGGTCCGGCGGTCCGAGCCGCTGATCCAGAACGGTCGCATCACCGTCCCCGACGCGCCGGGGCTGGGCATCGAACTCGACTGGGACGTCGTCGAGGAACACCGCAAGGAGTGATTCGACCCGGGGGCGCCGCGTTCCGACGCCTCCGCCGTCGCGGCGTCGTCCCGTTCTCTCGGCGCCGCCACACTGCGTAGCCGAGTTCGACACGCCCGAGCCGAGCCGATCCCGGCCGCTCGGCCCGTCAGCGCGTCATGAACTCGCCCGCCTGCGGCTCGTACGGGTCCGTCGGGATCTCGACGAGCGTGGGTCCGGCGTCGAGCGCCTCGCGGGCGGCCGCGACGATCTCGTCGGGCGTCTCCGCCCGGGCCGTGCGCATCCCCATCCCCTCGGCGATGGTCGTGCAGTCGAGCGGCGCCCGCGTCCAGCCGTACTCGCCCCTGTCGAGCGCGTACGAGCGCTCGGCCTCCTCGCTGATGATGGCGTAGTCGTCGTTGTTGAACACGAACACCGCGACGTCGAGGTCCTCCGAGACGATCGTGTGGAGCTCCTCGACGCACATCATGAGCCCGCCCTCCCCGGTGAACGCGACGACCGGCTGATCCGGGTTCGCCGCCTTCGCCCCGACGGCCGCGGGCACGCCGAGCCCCATCGACGCCCAGGAGCCGGGGTTGACGTAGTCCCGGGGCTCGTAGGCGGGGAACGCCATCAACGTCCAGATGCGCGACCCGCCCGCGTCCGCCGCGACGATCGTCTCCCGCGGCAGCGCGTCACGGAGCGCGGTCAGCGCGCTCACCGAGGTGAGCGGCGCCTCGGAGACGGCTCGGAGCTCGGCCATCCGCTCGGCCTCCGCGTCCCTGACGGCGCCCGCGCGCGCCGCCCCGTCGCCGCCGGCGAGCGAACGATCGCGCAGTTCCTCGTCGAGCGCGGCGAGCACCGGGCCCGCGTCGGCGACGATGGCGACACGCGGGTCGTAGCCCCGCCCGACGTCCGAGGGGGTCATCGTCACGTGCACGAGGTCCTCGGGGAGGTCGTAGGACCACTGCTTCGTCCAGACCGCGTCGAAGTCCGTCCCCACGCCGAGGACCGCGTCGGCGCTCTCGAGGCAGTCGACGAGTTCGGCGCTCGTCCCGCCACAGAGCACGCCCGCCGAGAGCGGGTGGTCCTCGGGGAACGTCGCCTTCCCCTTGTACGTCGTCGCGACCGGGGCCTCCAGCGTCTCGGCGAGCGTCAGGAGTTCCCCGCTCGCGTTCCCGGCGCGGACCCCGCCGCCGGCGACGATCACCGGGTCGCTCGCGGCGGCGAGCACGTCGCTCGCGTCCGCGATCTCGTCGCGCGGGAGCTCGGGGGCGGCGCCCGGTTCAGCCCGCTCTGCCGCCGCGAGGTCGACGTCCGTCGGGATGAAGTTCTTCGGGATGCCGACGCGCACCGGCCCCTTGGGCGCCTCCCGCGCGATGGCGATCGCCCGCTCCAGTTCGGCGATCGTGCTCTCGGGCGTCTCGACGGTGACGTTCTCCTTGACGACGTTGTCGTAGGTGTCCGGGGGCGTCTCGTGGATGCCGTCGCCGCCCCGCACCTCGGGTTCGGTCTCCACGGCGACGTGGAGTAGCGGCGTGCAGTCGTTGAGCGCGTTCTTCAGCCCGTTCATCGCGTTCATGTCGCCGGGGCCGGGGATCACCACCGTCGCGGCCATCTCCCCGCTCGTCTCGGCGTACCCCCACGCCTGATGTGACACGTTCGTCTCGTGTCTCACCATCACGAACCGGATGTCATCCCGTTCGCTGATGCTCTTGTTCAGCGGCAGCGTCTGCTTGCCCGGGATGCCGAAGATCGTCCCGATTCCGTTGGAAGTGAGACAGTCGATGATCGCATCACTCGTTCTCATAATCCTACCTCTGTCACCGTCGTTTGTCGTAATAATTGTTCGGTTGTTCACCCCCGCGTTCGGGGGATCCGCCGTCGTCTCGCGCCGCGGTCCGCCGTCGGTCGCCGTGGTCGACCGTCCCTCGTCGGTCCCGCGCCGCCGTGCTGCACCTGCTCGCCAAACTCGGTCGCCGCTCCGTCGCGTCGCCGTTCTCGACCGCCCTCCGCGCTTTGCCGGTCCTCGGCGTGGTGCCGCCGCTCCCTCCGTCGCACGGAAGATTATTGGTGGTACACGGGCTCGACCCAGCCACACCATGAGACGACGGGTATCGGTCATCGGCGCGGGCAACATGGGCCAGGGGTTCGCGGTCCACTTCGGACTCCACGACCAGGACGTGACGCTCGTCGACCACCGCGAATCGAACCTCGAACGGGCGACAGCGCGCATCCGCGACGCCGCCTCGGGACTCGCCGCGGAGGGGCTCACGGAACGATCGCCCGGCGACGTCCTCGAGGGGATCACGTTCACGACCGACCGGGACGCCGGCGTCTCCGGGGCGGACGTCGTCCTCGAGACGGTCCCCGAGGACCTGGAGCTGAAACGGGAGGTGTTCGCCGCGGTCGCGGCGGCCGCGCCCGACGACGCGATCCTCGCGTCCAACACGTCCGGCATCCCGATCACCGATCTCGCGAAGGCCGTCCCCTCGGCCGCGGGTCGGGTCGTCGGCTGCCACTGGTGGTTCCCGCCGTACCTGCTCGAGCCGGTCGAGGTCGTCCGCGGGGCCGGGACGACCGACCGGACGATGGAGCGGATCCGCGCGTTCGTCGAGGACGTCGACCGGCGGCCGATCGTCGTCGAGCGCGACGTCCCCGGGTTCGTCTGGAACCGGGTCCAGAACGCCGTCATCAGGGAGTGTCTCCACCTCGTCGAGGCGGGCGTCGCGTCGATCGAGGACGTCAACGCCGCGGTCCGGGACGGCTACGCCCGGCGGACGTCCGTCATCGGCCCGTTCGAGACGATGGACATCGCCGGCGTCGACCAGTTCGAGACCGTCGCGGCCCACCTCTACCCGCACCTGTGTGACGACGACGAGCCGAACGACGCGTTCGCCGAGCACCTGGAGGCGGGCCACCTCGGCGTCGAGACCGGCCGGGGGTTCTTCGAGTACGACGAGCCGGCCGAGGCGGTGATGCGGCGACGCGACGAGCGGCTGGCCGCGCTGGATCGCCGTTTCGACGCGATGCAGTCGGAGTGACCGGCGAGCGCCGGCCGGCGGGGAACCCGGTCCGACGGCGGGCGGAACCGAGCCCGAACGGGGACCGACCCGAACCCGCGTCCCGTCCGGCCGAGGCGGGCCCCGCCCGCGACGGTCGGGTTCGCCGTAATCAGTATCTTTTTTCGCGACGTTCGTGAGTGTACCCCCGTGTCACCAGAGATCACACGGATCGAGTCGACGGAGTTCTCCTACGACATCGAGGACGTCGGCTACAGCCCGAACGGCTTCAGCGTCGTGTACGAGCCGGGCGCGACCAACGAGCGGAAGCTGTTCGGGATCAAGGTCCACACGGACACCGGCATCACGGGCGAGTACGTCGGCGGCAACTCCCCCGCGGCCGCACAGATCAACATGTTCGCGGACTACCTGATCGGGAAGAACCCGCTGGCCCGCGAGAAACACTGGAGCAACATCAACCGGGCGCTGCGCAAGTACGACCTGATGGGCATCGGCCCGGTCGACATCGCGCTGTGGGACTTCGCGGGCAAGTACTACGACGCGCCCATCCACGAGCTGCTCGGGACGTACCGCGAGCGGTTCCCGGCGTACGCGTCGACCTACCAGGGCGACGAGAACGGCGGGCTCGACTCGCCGGAGGCGTTCGCCGACTTCGCCGAGGAGTGCCTCGAGATGGGGTACGGGGCGTACAAGATCCACGACTGGGGCGGCGACTGGACGGACGCGGACAGGACCGTCGACACCGTCCTCGAGGTGGGCGGGCGGGTCGGCGACGAGATGGACCTCATGCTCGACCCGGCCTGCGAGCCGCCGACGTTCGCCGACGCGGTGAAGATGGGCAAGGCGTGCGACGAGGCCGGGTTCCTCTGGTACGAGGACCCCTACCGCGACGGCGGCGTGTCCCAGCACGGCCACCGGAAGCTCCGACAGCTCATCGACACGCCGCTGCTCCAGACCGAGCACGTGCGCGGGCTCGAGGCCCACACCGACTTCATCGCGACCGAGTCGACCGACTTCGTCCGCGCGGACCCGGAGTACGACGCCGGCATCACGGGCGCGATGAAGATCGCCCGCGTCGCGGAGGGGTTCGGGCTCGACGTGGAGTTCCACGCGCCCGGGCCCGCCCAGCGGCAGTGTCTCGCGGCGATCCGGAACACGAACTACTACGAGATCGCGCTCGTCCACCCGGACTGCCGGAACAACCAGCCGCCGGTGTACGCCGACGGCTACTCGGACTTCCTGGACACGGTCGACGACGACGGCACGGTCGGGGTCCCCGAGGGGCCAGGGCTCGGCGTCGAGTACGACTGGGAGTTCGTCGAGGCGAACAAGACGGGCAGCGTCCACGTGTACGAATAGGCGCTCCCCTCCCCTCGCCGGCCCGCGAAGCTTTATCACGGGGTTGACCGATGCTACGGCCCATGGGCTTCGATCAGCTGAAGGCGAACCTCCGCGGCGTGGCGTTCACCAACCCGACCCCGTTCTCGGCGGACGGAGCGGACGTCCGACACGACGCGCTGGCGGAGAACACGCGCCACGTGGTCGACGCGGGCGGGCGGGTGCTCATCCCGTGCGGGAACACCGGCGAGTACTACTCGCTGACGGACGACGAGCGCGTCGCGGTCGTCTCGACGACCGCGACGGCGGCGGGCGAGGACGCGTCGATCGTCGCCGGCGCGGGCGGCAGCACGAAGGAGGCGATCGCGCTCGCCGACGCCTACGAGGACGCAGGGGCGGACGCGATCATGGTGATGCACCCGGTGCACACCTACCAGCACGAGGCCGGGCTCCGCGAGTACTATCGGGCGATCGTCGACGCGACTGACCTGCCGGTCGTCGTCTACAAGCGCGGGCCGGAGGTAACGGCGGACCTGATCCGCGAACTCGCCGCCCACGAACGGGTCGTGGGCGTCAAATACGCCGAAGACGACGTCGCGGCGTTCGCGAACCTCGTCGCCTCGGTCGACGCGGACGTGGTCTGGTCGAACGGCATCGCCGAGCGGTACGCGCCGTCGTTCGCGATCGAAGGCGCCGAGGGGTTCACCACCGGCATCGGGAACTTCCTGCCCGGGGAGGTGCTCGCGCTCATGGACGCCATCAGGCGCGAGGACTGGGCGCGCGCTCGCGAGTTGCGCGACCTGCTGGCGCCCTACGAGCGGCTCCGCCAGGGGACCGGGCCGGACAACGAAATCCGCGCCGCCAACAACGTCCCCGGCGTGAAACGCGGCATGGAGCTGGCCGGGCTGTACGGCGGGCCCGTCCGGGAGCCGCTGGCGTCCCTGTCGGCGGCCGACGCCGAGCGGGCCGAGCAGTATTACGAGGCGGCGAAGGCGGAGGCCGGAATCGACCGGTCGGTCGTCTGAGCGGCCCTCCACGCGGCGACGTCCGGCCCGTCCGATGGGTTCGGGTCTGGAGAACGGCCGATACCGAAAACCGCTCGCCGCCGGCTGACCGCCGACCGGTCCGTTTGGCTATGGGGAACACCTTTGTATCTCCGGATGTGAGGCTCTCGCATGACCGACACCCCACTCGAAGCGGACGTCCCCATCAGGGCGACCCAGCGGTCGATGGCGATCGTCGAGGAGATCATGCGACGCGAGCGCGCGGGCGTGACGGAGCTCGCGGAGTATTTCGGATTCTCGAAGAGCACGATCCACGACCACCTCACGACGCTCGTCCGGTTGAAGTACCTTCGCCGGGAGGGTGACGAGTACGCGGTCGGGTTGCGGTTCCTCAGCCTCGGCGGGCACGCGAGACAGCTCGAGGAGCTCTACGAGATCGCCAAGCCGGAGATCGACGACCTCGCGGCGGAGACGGGCGAGGCGGCGAAGCTCGTCGTCGAGGACGCCGGCCGCGGCATCTACCTCTACCAGGCACGCGGCGGGCAGGCGGTCCAGACCGACTCACACGTGGGGATGCGGGTGTACCTTCACTCATGTGCGACGGGCAAGGCGATGCTCGCGTACATCCCACGCGAGCGCGTCCGCGAGATCGTCGACGAGTACGGGCTGCCGGAGTGGACCGAGCACACGATCACCGACGAGGGGGAGCTGTACGAGGAACTGGACGCCATCAGGGACCGGAAGATCGCGATCGACGACGAGGAGCGGATCCGCGGGCTCCGCTGTGTCGCGACGCCGATCATCCGGGACGACGAGCTCCTCGGGGCGATCAGCATCTCCGGGCCGACGAAGCGGTTCGACAACGACGAGTACGTCGACGAGATCTCGGACCTCATCAGGAACACCGCGCGCGTGATCGAGATCAACGCGAAGTACACGACGTAGCGGGTTCCGCTATGGAGAACGCATCGTCCGGTCGGCCGTTCGTCGGAATCGGGGTCATGACCAGCGTCGAGTCCTGCGGTTCCGGAGCGATCGTCCGGCCGTCGCCGTGGCCGTCGCGACGACGACGCGTTCGTCGTCCGTCTCGGATGCCGTTCGAACGGCCCACGTACCTTACACTCGTACGATCGTCACGGAGACTGGGCCGTCCCCTCTCAGATTTCATTACAGTCGTATGGGTGTAATGTATCGCCGTAGTGGGTGGCGTACAACGGGCGTTCGGAAGCGGGCGAAGCAATCCGTTCCCTATAGCGGAACGGGATGTCGGACCCGATTCGTGCGGTCTCCCACGACGGTGCTCGCCAGTAGCGACCCACGCGCGACCGACGGAGAACCCGGACCGGCGCGACCGGCTCAGCCGACGAGCCGGTCGACGTCGTCCTCGAGCGCTGCGTACAGTTCCTCGGCCTCCCTGACTTGCTCCTCGGCGAGCGGGCGGATCGGCTCCCGGACGGAGCCGCCGTGCAGCCCCGCGAGGTCGAGCCCCTGCTTCACGGCCGGAACGCTGATCGCCCCCGGGATCTCGTTACCCTGGCCGGTTCCGTCGCGGAACCCCTGGTACGGCAGACAGGCGTTTCGGAGCGCCCGGGCGCGCTCCCAGTCGCCGTCGGTGAGCGCGTCGAACAGCGCGAGGCCGACCTCGGGGCGGAAGTTGCTGACGCCCGCGGAGAACCCCTCGGCGCCCTCGGCCCAGAAGGAGACCGCGAACGGCTCGGCGAGCCCGTTCACCCAGACGACGTCGTCGTCGCCCGCGGCGACGCCGGCGCCGAGTTTCACTCCGTCGGGGAGCGCGTACTTGATCCCGATCACGCCGTCGACGCGCGTGAGGTCGCCGAGGTAGGCGACCGACGGGTCGAACCCGCGGACGTACGGGACGAGCGGCCGGTCGGTGGCGGCCGCGAGTTCGCGGTAGTACCGGAGCAGCCCCGCCTCGTGGAGGTACGTGTGGTCCGGCGGCATGATCATCATCGCGTCGGCGCCGACGTCCTCGTAGCCGTCGATGAGTTCGCGCGCGTCGGCCGTGCTCCCGCCGACGCCGGCCAGGACGCACGCGTCCGCGGGGAGCGCGTCCACCGCCGTCTCGACGACGTCGACCCGCTCGGTCCGGGAGAGCGAGTGGTACTCGCTGATGTTCGCGGACGCCATGAACAGGCGGATCCCGCCCTCGTAGAGCGCGTCCGCGTTCTCGCGGAGCTTCCCGTGTTCGATCTCCCCGTCCGCGTCGAAGGGGGTGAGCAGTCCGACCGCGACGCCCCGCAGTCGGTCCCGTATCCGATCGGCTGACAGCGGCATGGTACGCCTCTGGTTCCGCGGACGCGATAAAACCACCGGCACCGCCGGGCTCAGTAGTCGACGTACACCGTCTTCGTCGTGGTGAAGAAGTCGAGTCCGGCGTCGCCCTGCTCGCGGTACGTGTTCGTCGAGGAGTCCTTGTACCCGCCGAAGGGGACGTGCAGTTCGACCCCCGTCGTCTTCTCGTTCACCTTGACCACGCCCGCCTCGGCCGCCTCGATGAACCGGTTCGCCTCGGAGAGGTCCCGCGTCACGATGCTCGCCGAGAGCCCGTAGTCGACGTCGTTGGCGACCTCGACGGCGTCCCCGAAGTCGCTCGCCTTCATGACCACGAGCACCGGGCCGAACACCTCCTCCTGAGCGATGCGCATCCGGCTCTCGACGTCGGAGAAGACCGTGGGTTCCACGAAGTGCCCGTCGTCGTACTCGTCGCCCTCGAGTTCGGCGCCGCCGGTCTCGAGCGTCGCGCCGTCCGCGCGGGCGACGTCGACGTACTCGAGCGTCGCGTCGAGCTCGCTTCGGCTGACGTGCGGGCCCATGTCCGGGTCCTCCAGCCCCGGGCCCACCGTGAGCGACTCGGCGTACTCGGCGATCGCGTCGACGAACTCGTCGTACACCGCCTCGTGGACGATGGCGCGCGAGCAGGCGGTACACGACTGGCCCGTGGTGCCGAACGCGCCGACGCCGACGATCTCGACCGCCCGGTCGAGGTCCGCGCTCGGCATCACCACGGTCGGGTTCTTGCCGCCCATCTCGCACTGCACCCGCTTCATGTCCGACGAGGCGGTGCGGGCGACTCGCGTCCCGACCGACGTGCTGCCGGTGAACGAGACGCCGTCGATGCGTTCGTCCTCGGCCAGCGCCGCGCCGACCTCGCTCCCCGAACCGGTGACGTAGTTCGCCACGCCGTCGGGGAGCCCGGCCCCGTCGAGACACTCGAAGACCTGCCGCGTCACGTTCGGTGCCGCCGTCGCCGGCTTGATGACGACGGTGTTTCCGGTCGCGAGCGCGGGCGCGAGCTTCCACGCCGGGATCGCGATGGGGTAGTTCCAGGGCGTGATGAGCCCGACGGTCCCGAGCGGCTCCCGCCGCGTCCGCAGCGTCGCGTTCCTCCCGCTCGGGGCCTTGGCCGTCCCGCCGAGGTCGCGCGCCTTCTCGCCGTAGTACGCGAAGACGTCCACCGCGCGCCCCACTTCGCCGGCGGCCTCGCTGCGGGTCTTGCCCTCCTCCCTGACGAGCGTCTCCGTGATCTCGTCCTCGCGGTCGGCGAGCGCCTCGCTCGTCGCCCTGAGCACTCGACCGCGTTCGGGCGCCGGCGTGCCGGCCCACTCGTCCTGCGCGTCGACGGCGGCGCCGATCGCCCGCTCGGCGTCGGCCCGCGTCGAGGCCTGGTACGTCCCGACGACCTCCGCGGTGTCCGCGGGGTTCCGGACGTCGAACGTCTCGCCGCTCTCGGATTCGATCCACTCGCCGCCGACGTAGTTCTCGTACATCATCGGTCGCGTGGTTCCGAGTTCGTCCTTCTCCTATACCAGCATTGTGGTCGATGCGAGCGAGTCACACGAAACTCGCACGCCCGGTCCGCGGGGTCGAGGTCTCGGAACGCCCTCGAACCGGCTGAGTTCCCCTCCGCCCCCGTCGACGTGCCGGTTGCAGAACGGATATATGACTGGGCGGGGACGGTCGCGCATGGACGTACTGCACGCGGCGCTGTGGGTCGACGACGTCGAGGCGATGGACGAGTTCTACACCGAGGGGCTCGGGCTGGAGTTCAGCCGCGAGTTCGAGGGATCCGACGGCGTGCGGAACTACTTCCTGACAGGCGAGAGCGACACGGAGATCCAGTTCAAGCACGACGAGGGGGTCGACCGGGAATCCGGCCCCTCCTCCGGGTTCGACCACGTGGCGATCGCCGTCGAGGACGTCGAGGACCGGGTCGACCGGCTCGTCGACGCGTTCGGATCCGAGGTGGTCCGCGGGCCGGACCTGCTCGCGGACAAGGGCATCGAGATCGCGTTCGTCACGGACCCGGAGGGGTACGTCGTGGAGCTCATCGAACGGCTGGAGGAGTGAGTTTCCGCGGCGGAGGTCGGCACGCGTGAGTTCGCGTGGTGGGCGCGAACTCCGGTTCGAGACGCCCGCCCGGCGCGCCGCCCCGTTCGAGGACAGCGCCGTCCCGTTCGAAGCACCCTCCCGCGTCCCCGCCGAAGCTATCGGTCCGAGACGGCGGGAACGCCGTCCTCCTTCAGCACCTTCGCGATGGTGTTCCGCTGGATCTCGTCGGTGCCCGCGGCGATCCGCCGCCCGCGCGTCAGCCGGTAGAGGTACTCGAGGGGATGTCCCTGCTGGTAGCCCCGGGCGCCGAACAGCTGCAACGCCTCGCTGATCACGCGCTCCGCGGTGGCCGAACAGTGCAGTTTCGCGACGGACGTCTGCAGCCGGTGGGGCGCGTCGCCGGTCCCCTCGGGGTCCGCGACCGCGCCGTACACGGTCGCGGCCGCCGTCTCGACCTGCCGGTACATCTCCGCGAGCTTCCACTCGACGCCCTGGAACTCCCCGATCGGCTGCCCGAACTGCTCGCGGTCTGCGGCGTGGTCCAGGGCGAGCTCCAGCCCGGCCGTCGCCCACGCCGTGGCGAGGATGGCGCTGCCCAGCCGCTCGTGGTTGAGCGAGACGAGCTGCTCCTTGAACGCCTGCTTGCCGCGCGTGAGGACGTGCGACTCGGGGACGACGACGTCGTCGATGGTGAAGTGGGTCTGGCTGTACCCCGCCATGTTCGTGTGCTCCGTCTCGACTTCGACGCCGGGATCGGTGAGATCGAGCACGATCGAGCCGAGCCCCTCGGGGAACCTCACCCAGGTGACGGCGACGTCGGAGAACGGGACGCCGCCGACCCAGGTCTTCTCGCCGGAACACCGCAGCTCCCCGTCCTCCTCGGTCACGCGGGTGGACATCGAGCCGACGTCGGAGCCGGCGTCCGGCTCGGAGATGGCGATCGCGACGTGCTCCTCGCCCGCAGTCACGCCCGGCAGGTACCGCTCCTTGACCGTCTCGGAGCCGAAGAGGTCGATCGCGCGCGGCCCGACCATGCCCTGGGTGTAGACGAACCACGCCGTGTCGGGGCACACCCGGCCGACCGCCTCCGTCAGCAGGAGCGACGCCAGGTCCCCCCTCCCTCCGCCGCCGTACGCGTCGGAGACGGACGGACAGAGGAGGTCGGCGTCGGCCAGCGCCCGCATGTTCCTCCACGGGAGATCTCCCTGCCAGGTGTACGCGTCCTCCGCGAACCCCGCCGCGACCGATTCGGCCCGCTCCGCGAACTCGCGCTGGTCCGGACTGAGCGTGTGCATACCACACCGACTGGCCCGACTCATATCAATCGAACGGGTGTGCGACGGGGCGCCCCGACGTGCCGACTCCGGGCGGTCGTGGCGCCGCTCGGGGTCGCCGATCCGCCCGTGCCCTGCCGCCCGAATCTACCGCAGCCGGTCGACTTATGTGGAAGCGACGTGGTGACCCCGTATGCGTATCACGGACGTCAGAGGGTTCGCCCTCTCATCGCCGATCGACCCGCCCCAGGACCGTCGCTTCCACGGGGGGACGCGCCGCCTGCTGAAACGGGACGTCGTGCTCGCCGTCGTGGACACCGCCGACGGCCAGCGCGGCGCCGCGACGGCCGGCGCGACGTCCTCCTCGATGCGGGAGTTCTTCGAGGACGACTCGCACGGCACGTTCGCCGACGTGCTCGAGAACGAGGTGGCCGACGCGCTCGAGGGCGAGGAGGTCGACGCGATGGCGGACGCCCACGGGTACATCGACGCGACCGATCTGCCCGCACGACTCAAGACGAAGGCAGTCTCGGCCGTCGACGTCGCACTCCACGACATCCGCGGCAAGGAACTCGGCGCACCGGTGTACGAGCTCCTCCTCGATGGGTACGAGGACCCGCCGGCGCCGACGAAGGACCTCCCGCTGTACGCCAGTTCGGGGATGTACATGGAGCCGGAGGGGTACGCCGAGCAGGCCGGCTACGTCGAGGAGGCCGGCTTCTTCGGCTACAAGTACCGCCCGGGGATCGGTCCCGAGCGCGACCGGCGGACGATCGACCTCGTGACCGAGGCCGTGACGGAGACCGAGGTGATGCTCGACGCGCACACCTGGTGGAAACTGGAGGACGCCTACGGCGCGGACGAGGTGGCGGAGATCGTCGCCTACGCCGACGAGCGGGGCGCCTACTGGGTCGAGGAGCCCGTCGCGCCCGACGACTACGACGGCTACCGCCGGCTGGCAGAGACCGGCGCAGCCCTCGCCGGCGGGGAGAGCGAGGCGGGCCCCGAGGGGCTGCTCGCGCTCGGCGAAACGGGCGCGGTCGACTTCCTCCAGGGGGACGTCCGCCACCACCGCGGCTTCACCGGCTGTCGGCGCGCCGTCGAGCTCTGCCGCGGCCGTCCCGTGGAGTTCGTCCCGCACAACTTCGGCACCTGGCTCGGGTTGCTGGCGAACGCGCACCTCGTGGCCGCCGCCCCGGAGGTCGAACTCGTCGAGTACCCGATCTTCGAGAACGACCCGCTCGTCGACGCGTCCGGCGACCCGGGGATGTACCCGTTCGACCTGGCGTTCGACCTCGTCGAGGGGCGACCCCCGGTCTCGGACGGCCGCCTCGCGGTGCCCGACGCACCGGGGCTCGGCATCGAGGTCGACCTCGACGTCGTCGACGAGTACCCCTTCACTGAGGGCGCCTGGACCGAGTT
Protein-coding regions in this window:
- a CDS encoding mandelate racemase/muconate lactonizing enzyme family protein translates to MRITDVRGFALSSPIDPPQDRRFHGGTRRLLKRDVVLAVVDTADGQRGAATAGATSSSMREFFEDDSHGTFADVLENEVADALEGEEVDAMADAHGYIDATDLPARLKTKAVSAVDVALHDIRGKELGAPVYELLLDGYEDPPAPTKDLPLYASSGMYMEPEGYAEQAGYVEEAGFFGYKYRPGIGPERDRRTIDLVTEAVTETEVMLDAHTWWKLEDAYGADEVAEIVAYADERGAYWVEEPVAPDDYDGYRRLAETGAALAGGESEAGPEGLLALGETGAVDFLQGDVRHHRGFTGCRRAVELCRGRPVEFVPHNFGTWLGLLANAHLVAAAPEVELVEYPIFENDPLVDASGDPGMYPFDLAFDLVEGRPPVSDGRLAVPDAPGLGIEVDLDVVDEYPFTEGAWTEFRYDE
- a CDS encoding acyl-CoA dehydrogenase family protein, which encodes MHTLSPDQREFAERAESVAAGFAEDAYTWQGDLPWRNMRALADADLLCPSVSDAYGGGGRGDLASLLLTEAVGRVCPDTAWFVYTQGMVGPRAIDLFGSETVKERYLPGVTAGEEHVAIAISEPDAGSDVGSMSTRVTEEDGELRCSGEKTWVGGVPFSDVAVTWVRFPEGLGSIVLDLTDPGVEVETEHTNMAGYSQTHFTIDDVVVPESHVLTRGKQAFKEQLVSLNHERLGSAILATAWATAGLELALDHAADREQFGQPIGEFQGVEWKLAEMYRQVETAAATVYGAVADPEGTGDAPHRLQTSVAKLHCSATAERVISEALQLFGARGYQQGHPLEYLYRLTRGRRIAAGTDEIQRNTIAKVLKEDGVPAVSDR